The Methanosarcina barkeri str. Wiesmoor DNA segment TTCCTTCTTTTCGTGGTCGATCCTGTTTATATAGTAGGATTCTCCCCTGTGCATATAAACAGCTCCTGGATGGCATTCTCTGAATGCAAGAGTTTCCTCAATGTTTTTTTCAATAGGAAAGCGCTTTTCCCCTTCAAAAGCAAGGAGAGAGTAAGTATTATCGTCGATTCCCCTGAGAGAAACGTGTTTGTACGGAAACGGGTCCGTCGAATACTTCAGGTCGTCACCTGCAAGCAAGCCTTCGGCTTCCAGAAGTTCCACAACTCTTGCATACTCTTTTCCAAAGAATTTCTCATCTGACGCCTGCAGAGGAACCTCCTTTGCGGCACAGAGCAGGTGCCCTGCAAGGATATATGGGTTTTTGGGGTTAAGCACAGCATTTTCACTGCTTCGTGTAAAAAAGTCAGTTGGGTTTCTCATATAATACTGGTCAAGGGCGTTTGTACCCGCAACGAGGATAACAAGGCTTTCGTTTCCGCTCCTGCCTGCCCTGCCTGCCTGTTGCCTGGCACTCATTACTGTTCCTGGATAGCCGTCAAGAATACAGGCATCAAGCCCACCGATATCTATCCCGAGTTCAAGTGCATTTGTAGAAATAACCCCTCGAAGCTCTCCTGAATTCATTTTCTTTTCAATTTCTTCTCTTTCTCGATCAAAGTAACCACTCCTGTACGAGCAGATGGCAGGAGAGAGATTTCTGCTTCTCAATAGCTCCCTGCAGCTTTTATACATCCTTTCAACTCCTTGCCTGGACCGGGTAAAAGCCAGCGTCTGAAGTCCTGCCTGCACAGCTTTTGAAAAAAGCGAGGAAGCTTCGGAAAAACTGCTTCTCCTCAGTGTACATCCCTTATTATTCTGATAAAGTGGAGGGTTCCAGAAAACGAATTGCTGGCTGCCCTGAAAAGAGCCGTTATTATCAACAACTGCTGCTTTTCTTCCGATAAGAATTTCCGTATGTTCTTCCGGATTTCCGATGGTTGCAGAACAGCAGATGAACTGCGGAGACGATCCATAGTACTCAGCCACACGCAAAAGCCTCCTGAACAGGTTTGCCATATTGCTTCCAATAACTCCCCGGTAGTAATGGCTCTCGTCAACAACTATGAACCTGAGGTTTGAGAAAAAGCGCCTCCAGAGATGATGCCACGCAAGAAAGCTCATGTGAATCATTTCAGGGTTTGTTAAGACCACATTGGTCTGCCCTTCTCTCACCTTCCTTTTCTCGGCCTCTGAAAGGGCGCCTGTATAACGGGCTATGCCTGCATCTGATTTCAGCTTCTCTTCAAACTCCAGAAAGGACTTTAACTGATCATTTACAAGCGCATTTAAAGGGGAGATATAGAGGGCAGTTGCTTCAGGTTCATTGAGAATGGTTTCGAAAATAGGAATCATATAAGTAAGTGATTTTCCACTTGCTGTGGTCGTGCAGAGTACGATGTCCTTTCCTTCCCGAATTATTTCTATAGCCTCAGCCTGATGCACATACAGATCTTCGATTCCGATGCCTGAAAGAGCTGCTTTTACCTGCGGTTTAAGGGTAAGAGGAGCATACAGAGCTTCCCTTGCAGGAATTTTCTCATTATGAACGATCTGGTTTTCATAGCGGCTGGAAGCTTTTATCTGATTTAAAAAGTGAGAAATGTCCATTTTTTCGGCACCGTTTTATTTTCTGTCCGGGAAATGTTATTTTTATACTATTTTGCTTTTTTCTTTCCTATTTTTTCGGCTATTCAACACTCTAAAATTCCCTGAACAAGAAAGTATTTACCTGGCACTGTCTCACCCAGAGCCGCCATCGATATTGTCTTCTTCGATATTATCTTCGATATTGTCTTCTCTATTTAGATCTCCAGAACATGATGATAAGGAGGAATTTCCACAACTGCGTTCTGATCTACTATAACTGGAACTTATAGGATAGAAGCGGCTCTCTCTTAATTGTTCAGATGGGACTACCAGAGACATATTTTGAAGTAGTTCCTTTGCAATTCCGAGAGATATAGCATACACCAGATAAGAATCCCAGGTCTCTATTGATTCAGGAGAATGTTCTTTGAGAGCAGGAAGGTCTGTAAGATATTTTTTGAAATTATCACATTGTTTATAGTAAAGGCTTCCTTCAGGGGTCCAGTGACCAAATATCGTTATTAACATGCCTGAGAACCTTATAATAACGAACCCGAAAATCCCGATTAAACTGGTCATTACATTTATCTTTGAAGCCAGAGGAAAAGTCTTTGTAGGGAAAAATCCTGAAATGAGAATATAATAAACGATTGAAGCCATTAGAATGGTTCGGGCAAACCAATACATGTATACGTTTCCTGTGAATTGAAAATATTTATCAAATTCGGTGTATGTTTGAACTTTCCTGTTCCAGGAAGTTAAGAATTGATGGAAGCTCTTTCCATTTTGCAGTTCCTTTTCAAGTTTTTTCCAGGAAATTTTTCCTTCGGAAGCATGAGTTTTTAACAGATAAAGTACATCTTTTTCAAAATTTTCCAGTTCAGACAAGCTTCCTTCAGCCTCTGAATATATCTCATTATTAAGAAGTTCAACCATAAAGTCTATGGACTCGGATTTTGATTTCTGAGAAGAGTCTGATTCTGGAGTATGGGACGAGTCTAATTCTGGTTTCTGGGGAAAGTCCGATTCTGGAGTATCGGACGAGTACGATTCTAAAGTATGAGAAGAGTCTGATTCTGGAGTATGGGACGAGTCTGATTCTGAAGTATGTGATGAGCCTATCTCTTCAGGTTTTAAATTTCGCAAAGAGATATAGCCGCGGTTAACAAGGTCCATAACCGTAGCTGTAAATCCGTCTATTGTGGGAATTCCCATATTCCCCATTACAATGGCATTTACCACTACAGGTTTGGAATTATCAGGCACTTCCGTTTCAGAAATTTTTTCATAAAAGATTTTTTGTTCTCTTCCATAGATATAGTATATAAGTAAAGGAAATGCCAGGACAAAAAGTGCAAATAGAAAGGTCTTCCTATAAAGGCTATTTAAGATCAGGTTTTTCTGTTGATATACATATTCAGTAGTTAATATGTTTTCAAGTCCCCCAGCATCATCTACCTTGACAGGACTAAAACCAGAGAATGCAATTCTTGGGAAGACCGCTCGAATTTCATACCATTGAGTAGAAGGAATCTCGCCTGTCCTTAAACTAATAACATTATTTTCTATGTTTACTTCCTGCGTATAAGCAACCGGATGAATCCAGTATCGGATTTCGCTTTCGTTTTTTACCGGCAGCATAACATTTCCTTTAAAGCTTTTCAGGGGCTTCTCCCATTCTCCTCCCCACAGCTTATAACTGAATTCAGAAACATCCCTGTGGAATTTGACTGCACCATAGTAATCGTAAGAAATAAAAAGCGTCAATTTTTCCGGAGTAGGATCTGAAAGCTTGCCTATTAACCTGTATCCTTCTGGAATCGACTCAACCCT contains these protein-coding regions:
- a CDS encoding DUF2207 domain-containing protein, coding for MEFLDASCEAVIEASLNSALLKTILSKAILSKTVLLKTILLLLFALCLVSSASAKYSLEGAETNIIVNASGTAHVEESVSYAFDGDYIDIHRELKALPGGSIRNVKGRCSDKACKLRVESIPEGYRLIGKLSDPTPEKLTLFISYDYYGAVKFHRDVSEFSYKLWGGEWEKPLKSFKGNVMLPVKNESEIRYWIHPVAYTQEVNIENNVISLRTGEIPSTQWYEIRAVFPRIAFSGFSPVKVDDAGGLENILTTEYVYQQKNLILNSLYRKTFLFALFVLAFPLLIYYIYGREQKIFYEKISETEVPDNSKPVVVNAIVMGNMGIPTIDGFTATVMDLVNRGYISLRNLKPEEIGSSHTSESDSSHTPESDSSHTLESYSSDTPESDFPQKPELDSSHTPESDSSQKSKSESIDFMVELLNNEIYSEAEGSLSELENFEKDVLYLLKTHASEGKISWKKLEKELQNGKSFHQFLTSWNRKVQTYTEFDKYFQFTGNVYMYWFARTILMASIVYYILISGFFPTKTFPLASKINVMTSLIGIFGFVIIRFSGMLITIFGHWTPEGSLYYKQCDNFKKYLTDLPALKEHSPESIETWDSYLVYAISLGIAKELLQNMSLVVPSEQLRESRFYPISSSYSRSERSCGNSSLSSCSGDLNREDNIEDNIEEDNIDGGSG
- a CDS encoding DEAD/DEAH box helicase, yielding MDISHFLNQIKASSRYENQIVHNEKIPAREALYAPLTLKPQVKAALSGIGIEDLYVHQAEAIEIIREGKDIVLCTTTASGKSLTYMIPIFETILNEPEATALYISPLNALVNDQLKSFLEFEEKLKSDAGIARYTGALSEAEKRKVREGQTNVVLTNPEMIHMSFLAWHHLWRRFFSNLRFIVVDESHYYRGVIGSNMANLFRRLLRVAEYYGSSPQFICCSATIGNPEEHTEILIGRKAAVVDNNGSFQGSQQFVFWNPPLYQNNKGCTLRRSSFSEASSLFSKAVQAGLQTLAFTRSRQGVERMYKSCRELLRSRNLSPAICSYRSGYFDREREEIEKKMNSGELRGVISTNALELGIDIGGLDACILDGYPGTVMSARQQAGRAGRSGNESLVILVAGTNALDQYYMRNPTDFFTRSSENAVLNPKNPYILAGHLLCAAKEVPLQASDEKFFGKEYARVVELLEAEGLLAGDDLKYSTDPFPYKHVSLRGIDDNTYSLLAFEGEKRFPIEKNIEETLAFRECHPGAVYMHRGESYYINRIDHEKKEIHAIKTHDTYYTKPMIDSSVLVQETYAVKPLLHASEVEIGLGEVEVTDRVIGYRKIQTQSNDVMSAHSLEMPPVSLQTMALWLKLPDRLQELVGEHKLDFAGGIHAIEHAMISMYPLHLLVDRSDVGGVSTPSHPDLGGKSGIFIYDGHRGGVGYAEKGYDLIEEVLDGTLKAIESCPCESGCPSCIQSPKCGNNNEPLDKHAAIMLLHELLGKDPYIPPERKEKHLSEVRSSRPAPEKRSIEDALSRVRRQLRRETIKQETPAAQEKKEKTFIATDENGGMIGVISAPSPEKAAAKTFHQKLRGKKEPARNKPLEICIRDLGAGNDHNFRLWIEVSEDEGRENINGEAKKKVVKKLIIRKVN